The genomic window AAAACTCTACCCTGCAAAAaccaataataatagtaataacaataataataataaaagcgcACATATTTTCACTGCGTCGTAATAGTAAAAGTGGATCAAAAACCAATATCTTCTCGTTGTTTACTTGTTATTTTTTACCTTTCCAACAAAGGCGAAAGATGAAACTGCCTTGTCAATGGATAATGTTTGCATATCTCCTGAAACAGAAATAGCCATTGCTGCAGCAATTTCAGAAGGCCTGAATTCCAAGAAGTCAATACCTGCATCCATTTCCCAACAAAACACTGCCTCATTTTCAGACCCCCATTAATCCTCAAACAATGAAAatgcaacaacaaaaaaataacataacaaaTTGAACAGTGAGATAGAAACCTTTGATTGTGCTCAATATCAGTTGCAATGATCTGGATATTGACATTGACGATGGATATTGATCATTACAAATTTTACTCATAAAGTAGTCAATGAAGGAACAAGGAGTGATCACTTGCATTTTCCACTTCAATGTGCTTAAAACCAAGACCTCCATTCTGTATATCGTTTTAGCTTCAAACACAAACTTTGGTTCTCCCACCTGCACACCAAATCAACAAAATCAATAACTTCATACTGGGGGGGGGGGGAAGAGAGCAAGTGATCAACATTCATAGCCAAATCAAATCTAAAATGTTATAAACCACCTGCAAATCTACAGATAGAGGCACTTTTGTCTCCTCCATTTTGGCTGCAATTGATAAACAAGCAACAGCAAGCAATTGCACGGTCCATGTTTTACCTCTCTGTGTCATGTTAGCCCGAAACATAGAGAAACAAAATCAAGGATATAAAACAAACAAAGAATAAGTAGCTAGATGATGATGTAAGAAAAGAAAGAATCAAAGTTGATGCTAAGTTGTGAACTTACAGGTAAGTCATAAACTGAAAGGAACCGATCCAAGTAGTTAATGGATAGGCAAAGACTCAAAGGTCCAAAACCGTAATAAGCAGAAGCCTGTTGATCAAAAATGAAAGATCAAGCCAAAGacaatttaactttttttcttaaTCATCTGTGAGATCATCATTCATGACACATTATCACTGAGGATTAAGCCAAACACAGAGTCCAATTTAGTACTATGAAAAATACAGAATGAAAAGGGAAAACAGAGAAagataacacaattcaatttatgGTTTCAATTAATGAAAAGAGTAAAGAAAGAACTAAGAATAACTTTAGAACAAAATTCCATGATGCCTTGGAAATTGATTGATCCAAAAATAAAActgaacataaaagaaaaaatacacaATGTGATAGTTTTAATGAGAAAAGACTATTCTGCCGTGAAACCAGTTAAACATTTAAGTAATGCTCAGGAGAAAAAAACAATGATCAAATGGATCAAACAAGGGAAAAAAAACccaataattttatttgaataaaaactgattaaattaaaaaaaagaaaaaagagaccTTCCAAATCCAATCAAGAGCCTCTTTCCTAACACTCAAGTCCAAATCCCCACTTCTCAGTCTCTTGAGATAATCATCTTCAGGCAAATGCTCCAcctccttttcaaccatctctttGATTCGATCATCACTTTGTATTGCAAAACCAGAACTACCCATCAAATAAGTTGATCTGTTGTTTATGAAAAAAGGGTCTTGTTGATTAAAGATTTGGTTTTTAAGGTGGTGGTCACA from Gossypium hirsutum isolate 1008001.06 chromosome D12, Gossypium_hirsutum_v2.1, whole genome shotgun sequence includes these protein-coding regions:
- the LOC107945678 gene encoding cyclin-D4-1 isoform X1, coding for MEENLDCSASNLLCSENASSCFDDDLDFNAIKEFGVSPDCDHHLKNQIFNQQDPFFINNRSTYLMGSSGFAIQSDDRIKEMVEKEVEHLPEDDYLKRLRSGDLDLSVRKEALDWIWKASAYYGFGPLSLCLSINYLDRFLSVYDLPRGKTWTVQLLAVACLSIAAKMEETKVPLSVDLQVGEPKFVFEAKTIYRMEVLVLSTLKWKMQVITPCSFIDYFMSKICNDQYPSSMSISRSLQLILSTIKVFCWEMDAGIDFLEFRPSEIAAAMAISVSGDMQTLSIDKAVSSFAFVGKGRVLKCVELMKDLTFINGDAAKTANVATQHSSVFTVPQSPIGVLDAAACLSYKSDEIAVGSCANSSHSSPDIKRRKQDYDDNNNKASEHGFKS
- the LOC107945678 gene encoding cyclin-D4-1 isoform X2 — encoded protein: MEENLDCSASNLLCSENASSCFDDDLDFNAIKEFGVSPDCDHHLKNQIFNQQDPFFINNRSTYLMGSSGFAIQSDDRIKEMVEKEVEHLPEDDYLKRLRSGDLDLSVRKEALDWIWKASAYYGFGPLSLCLSINYLDRFLSVYDLPRGKTWTVQLLAVACLSIAAKMEETKVPLSVDLQVGEPKFVFEAKTIYRMEVLVLSTLKWKMQVITPCSFIDYFMSKICNDQYPSSMSISRSLQLILSTIKGIDFLEFRPSEIAAAMAISVSGDMQTLSIDKAVSSFAFVGKGRVLKCVELMKDLTFINGDAAKTANVATQHSSVFTVPQSPIGVLDAAACLSYKSDEIAVGSCANSSHSSPDIKRRKQDYDDNNNKASEHGFKS